The genomic region GGCGCCAGGTCGGCCAGCGCCGCGTCCAGCCCGCTGAGGTCCGCGGTCGGCAGGCCCAGCTCGGCGGACTTCTCGGTCAGCGTGTGCCGGCGGCCGACCCAGAGCTCGCCGTGCCGGCTGCGGAAGAACTCGTCGGTCTCCCGCGACGAGCGGGGGCGCATGTACAGCGTCGCGTCGTGCCCCGAGCCGTTCGGCCGCAGCACGAGCACGCTGTCCGGATCGTGATCGCCCGTCAGGTAGGCGAAGTCGCTGCCCGGCCGGAACGGGTAGGCGGTGTCGTTGGCGCGTACCTTCTCGTTGCCGGTGGGGATCACCAGCGTCTCGCCGGGGAAGGCCGCCGAGAGGGCCGCCCGGCGCTTGGCGTAGTTGGGCACCTCCGGCCGAGGGCCGACCGGCAGTTCGGTGTCCCGCCAGCCCTGCCGCATGAACGACAGGAACGCCTCCGGGAAGTCCGGATCGTGCGATTCGGTGCCGTCTGCCGGCGTAGCGTCGGTGCGCTCCTCGGTCATGCTCCGCTCCCTCCGCGTCGATGCTGGCCCCGACGGTACCCTCCGGGCCGGAAGCGGTGGAGCCGGTGGGGGAGCACGACCCGGATCGCCGGACGGCCGCGACCGCCGTCCGGCGCCCGTGGGAAGATGACCACCATGTGCGGACTCCTGGCCTTCTTCAGCGCGCGCGGCGACGCCGGCGCGCACCGCGACCACATCGCCGGCGCCCTGGAATGCCTGCACCACCGCGGCCCCGACGAGACAGGGGTCGAGCTGGTGGGGGACGCCTCCGGCCGGTACGCGGACGGGGTCTTCGCCCACAAGCGCCTGGCGATCATCGACGTGGCCTCCAGCCACGAGCCGCTGCCCTACGCCGACGGCCGCTACCTGCTGACCTTCAACGGCGAGATCTACAACTACATCGAGCTGCGCGACGAGCTGGTCCGTGACTTCGGCGCCCGGTTCGCCACCGCCGGTGACGGCGAGGTGATCGTCGCCGGCTACCACTACTGGGGCGAGCAGGTGCTCACCCGGCTGCGGGGGATGTTCGCCTTCGTCATCTGGGACCGCCAGGAGCGCCGGGCGTTCGGCGCCCGCGACTACTTCGGCATCAAGCCGCTGCACTACCTGGAGACTGCGGACGGGCTCTACCTCGCCTCGGAGAAGAAGGCGCTGCTGCCGTTCGCGCACGCCAACTACCAGGGTGACGCCGGCATCGACAACGCCAACCTGAGCCACTACCTGACCCTGCAGTACGTCCCGGAGCCCGGCACGCTGCACAAGGGGATCAACCGGATCGGGTCGGGCGAGTACCTGACCTGGACCCCGGGCGGCCGGATCGACGTACGCCGCTGGTACCGGCCGGTGTTCCGGCCCGCCCCCGTCGACGACGAGCAGAAGCTCTACCACGAGATCCGGGAGACGCTGCGGGAGAGCGTCCGGATGCACATGCGTTCGGACGTGCCGGTCGGTTCGTTCCTCTCCAGCGGCATCGACTCGACCGCGGTGGTGGCGCTGGCGCGGGAGTTCAACCCGAACATCCTCACCTTCACGGTCGGCTACGACGTGCCCGGCTACTCGGAGATCGACGTCGCCCAGGACTCGGCCCGCCACCTCGACGTGACCACGATCCCGACGAAGATCGGGCCGCAGGACATGATCGAGGCGCTGCCGAAGATCGTCTGGCACCTGGACGACCCGGTCGCCGACCCGGCCCTGGTGCCGCTCTACTTCGTGGCGAAGAAGGCGGCCGAGCACGTCACCGTTGTGCTCTCAGGCGAGGGCGCGGACGAGTTCTTCGGCGGCTACACCATCTACCGCGAGCCGCTCTCGCTCAGCTCGGTCAACGGCCTGCCCGGCGGTGTGCAGAAGGGGCTGCGGGCGGTCTCCAAGGCCATCCCGCAGGGCGTCAAGGGCAAGAGCTTCCTGGAGCGGGGCACGACCCCGATCGAGGAGCGCTACTACGGCAACGCCCGGATGTTCACCGAGGAGGAGAAGCAGCACCTGCTCCGCCGGTACGACCCGTCGGTGCGCTACACCGACGTCACCGCGCCGATCTACGCCGAGGCCACCGAGCTGGACGACGTCACCAAGATGCAGTACGTCGACCTCTACACCTGGCTCCGGGGTGACATCCTCGTCAAGGCCGACCGGATCTCGATGGCCCACTCGCTCGAGGTGCGGGTGCCGTTCCTCGACCGCGAGGTCTTCGACGTCGCGGCGAAGATCCCGGTGGACCTGAAGCTGCCCCCGCGCTCCGACGCCACCAAGTACGCGATGCGCCAGGCGTTGCAGGGCGTGGTGCCGCCGGCCATCGTC from Micromonospora sp. WMMD812 harbors:
- the asnB gene encoding asparagine synthase (glutamine-hydrolyzing); translated protein: MCGLLAFFSARGDAGAHRDHIAGALECLHHRGPDETGVELVGDASGRYADGVFAHKRLAIIDVASSHEPLPYADGRYLLTFNGEIYNYIELRDELVRDFGARFATAGDGEVIVAGYHYWGEQVLTRLRGMFAFVIWDRQERRAFGARDYFGIKPLHYLETADGLYLASEKKALLPFAHANYQGDAGIDNANLSHYLTLQYVPEPGTLHKGINRIGSGEYLTWTPGGRIDVRRWYRPVFRPAPVDDEQKLYHEIRETLRESVRMHMRSDVPVGSFLSSGIDSTAVVALAREFNPNILTFTVGYDVPGYSEIDVAQDSARHLDVTTIPTKIGPQDMIEALPKIVWHLDDPVADPALVPLYFVAKKAAEHVTVVLSGEGADEFFGGYTIYREPLSLSSVNGLPGGVQKGLRAVSKAIPQGVKGKSFLERGTTPIEERYYGNARMFTEEEKQHLLRRYDPSVRYTDVTAPIYAEATELDDVTKMQYVDLYTWLRGDILVKADRISMAHSLEVRVPFLDREVFDVAAKIPVDLKLPPRSDATKYAMRQALQGVVPPAIVNRKKLGFPTPTRVWLRGEMYEWARHVLATSGAGDLLDLSYALRLLEEHKREEADHSRKVWTVLIFCVWHAIFVAKTIDPGIQRNQSALLTKPVVGSMVR